The following proteins are co-located in the Pseudomonas synxantha genome:
- a CDS encoding DUF2790 domain-containing protein gives MKKLIIAAALAVLPIVSQATTFSEKKQLQYIQEHQNAVASYAAKNNKPIPEIQDYKYGMKIDVAKFVRQSQDPRTCEVYQRLMTYEDSRGELNTIRYSLFSQCVNNKN, from the coding sequence ATGAAAAAGCTTATCATTGCGGCAGCCCTAGCTGTTTTGCCTATAGTTTCACAAGCTACTACGTTTTCCGAAAAGAAGCAGTTGCAATATATTCAGGAACATCAGAACGCCGTGGCTAGCTATGCGGCGAAAAATAATAAGCCAATACCAGAGATTCAGGACTACAAGTATGGAATGAAGATTGATGTTGCAAAATTTGTGCGTCAGTCCCAGGATCCCCGTACTTGCGAGGTGTATCAACGGTTGATGACCTACGAAGACTCGCGGGGTGAGCTTAATACGATTCGTTATTCTTTGTTTTCCCAATGTGTCAACAACAAAAATTGA
- a CDS encoding GtrA family protein, whose amino-acid sequence MENTSMSIIALLIRYLGIGFVATGGHYFVFLLLIVNGVTDPVLASVGGGVIGAIISYIGNRRLSFVATGIYKLQPIRFVLVSLATNIGNGVGMWVLIKFNLSPLVSQILVTLTLTALGFTAHRFWTFNHADITSAFRTR is encoded by the coding sequence ATGGAAAATACAAGCATGTCGATCATAGCTTTGCTTATTCGTTATCTAGGCATTGGATTCGTAGCAACCGGGGGGCACTATTTTGTATTTCTCCTGCTTATTGTAAATGGAGTTACTGATCCAGTGTTAGCCAGCGTTGGCGGAGGCGTGATAGGCGCTATTATTAGCTATATTGGTAATAGAAGGCTCAGTTTCGTGGCGACGGGAATTTATAAGCTTCAACCTATCAGGTTTGTACTTGTCTCGTTGGCAACTAATATCGGTAATGGTGTAGGTATGTGGGTTCTGATTAAATTCAATCTCTCACCGCTTGTCTCTCAGATTTTAGTGACTTTAACCCTAACTGCGCTCGGATTCACTGCGCATCGTTTCTGGACATTCAATCATGCGGACATCACATCGGCTTTCCGAACGCGCTGA
- a CDS encoding glycosyltransferase family 2 protein yields the protein MRTSHRLSERADPLLTIVVPCFQEEQTIPEFHKRITRVVKRLPVSCEILYVDDGSSDQTADLLRHYQDGSNVRCLFLSRNFGKEAALSAGIDHARGSALIFIDVDLQDPPELISSMVYHWQMGYDVVNMQRDLRTGDSWLKRTSARSYYWIMQRLVEKVDLPVDVSDFRLIGPAPLAALRALDERSRILKGLIGWVGFRTIELPYNRTSRHAGNTKWNAASLLDLAIESILSFSRKPLRIFSLISFSFFVSSICYLLAVLVAGSFDIHHLLVGIASFMCVGVALVGEYVGVTLAEVKRRPLYFLNSNNEARPMTIHPPASSLEGKKC from the coding sequence ATGCGGACATCACATCGGCTTTCCGAACGCGCTGACCCCTTGTTAACAATAGTGGTTCCTTGCTTTCAAGAAGAGCAAACCATTCCGGAATTTCACAAGCGCATCACCAGAGTTGTAAAGCGCCTGCCTGTTTCGTGCGAGATTCTCTATGTCGACGATGGTAGTAGCGATCAAACTGCAGACCTACTTCGACACTATCAAGATGGATCAAATGTACGATGCCTGTTCCTAAGTCGGAACTTCGGAAAAGAGGCTGCGTTAAGTGCAGGGATCGACCATGCACGCGGTAGCGCATTGATCTTCATTGATGTCGACCTTCAGGATCCACCTGAACTCATCTCGAGTATGGTATATCATTGGCAGATGGGTTACGACGTTGTGAACATGCAACGCGACTTGCGAACTGGCGACTCCTGGCTAAAACGCACGAGTGCACGTAGCTATTACTGGATCATGCAGCGCCTGGTGGAGAAAGTTGATCTTCCGGTGGATGTCAGTGACTTCCGTCTGATTGGTCCTGCTCCATTGGCCGCCTTAAGAGCGCTGGACGAACGCTCCAGAATTCTTAAGGGTTTGATCGGCTGGGTAGGCTTTCGCACCATTGAGTTACCCTACAATCGCACTTCCCGTCATGCCGGCAATACCAAGTGGAACGCCGCTAGCCTGCTGGACCTAGCCATCGAAAGTATTCTCAGCTTCTCCCGCAAGCCGCTTCGTATATTCAGTCTCATTAGCTTCAGTTTCTTTGTCTCCAGCATCTGCTACCTGCTCGCAGTACTGGTAGCAGGCTCCTTTGACATCCATCACCTGCTTGTCGGAATTGCTTCATTCATGTGCGTGGGTGTTGCACTGGTGGGCGAGTACGTAGGCGTAACGCTCGCGGAGGTCAAACGCCGCCCCCTTTATTTTCTAAATAGTAATAATGAAGCGCGACCCATGACTATTCATCCTCCGGCTTCCTCACTCGAGGGTAAGAAATGCTGA